One stretch of Cohnella algarum DNA includes these proteins:
- a CDS encoding cadherin-like beta sandwich domain-containing protein — MIRKGLMHFIAALLIALPLLGVLADDAGAASSRVAIVKEYEGDVTVKKSGGSKTFKAYTKMSLNEGDILTVGADSSAVLQFANGTSEDDLMTVDAGTTLTFSKLSDKKGTRTKISMLKGSAWVDVKSIAGGDDEFELETPTAIMGVRGTHLGVAVDPVSGTTRVVVLAGIVQTRLPNPSPTQLIYPGYMGTLLPGMQREELPDAITLLDVQQFISQASPKIIQAILENGVQITQENIEYLNQFENEGYPESLTGTQEDLERFARNLQNVFGAVISEALRQGTINRQQAEDTVKKVKDQTGQEIDLENTKLILDEDDQDKIDRMMELMEEAARQALARKKQEQDRLDALPGNMLQTLQQRLANQQTQNQQALDQMKAASEAKYLATLTPEQRAAYLAERNGRTTTSPVIVPPSANANLSGLALSAGTLAPAFAKDHTDYSAVVGNAVSSLTVTPTAEDAGAAVKVNGQTLASGSQTVELKYGENAIDVEVTAADGSSKKTYTVKVTRELLNSVSFSFGSGSSLNIDFTSPNPVQQFDVPEEEERLTLSVPSDGPALAVAANGNEIMPEPVMMAALTVVPGQIAWKYRIPLSPGSNEIKLTATIGGVSKTYTLYANRALPNGETPSDDATLKSLAIEGQQLAPAFAPETTGYTAIVTAGTESLTIGYEANDGGASAKLLLNGSEEGVNGHSVSLAAGTRNTVSVVVTAENGLAQKTYEIVVNRAPTAQAVKASTTAGEWVLVELLGDDADGDELSYEIAGPANGTLEPYEGSAYKYVPNEGFSGTDSFTYTVSDGLAESEAAAGTVVVEDVSPVPSADANLSGLSLSLGEQSPVFHADVTDYAANVPAGTESLTLQFEKSHHGATAKLLLNGSEEGVDGHSVALAAGTRNTVSVVVAAENGVAEKTYEIVVNRAPTAQAVEASTTAGEWALVELLGDDADGDELDYEIAGPANGTLEPYEGRTYKYTPNAGFSGTDSFTYTVDDGSAPPVSAAGTIAVSSEPPSTDASLATLGLSAGELNPAFDPGTTNYIVTVPAGTSTLTVDFAANDPGASAQLLLNGTVNGVSGTTVILNAGANVIEITVIAADGETTRTYTVTVNREPPPNPVGVTGWVTKANGQETAWTLTDETVYPGEPGYPESLYQDYALYYETAPGTFEVGFEFEENVVDPVLYMFDQAIDLETTPGPISVPTWHEGPNDARVEYGIVDEGENIVKYVTLYLTVYVGNDFGLSHLEVRLASELRVDLYPSGNGTYTGTVPDTSYPLMVRASAAMGSVKLKVNGAEAEGMDGSFDGIELNEGWNVLEIEVYNPVTGELKNAYAVTILAGDPGLYGLRLDGVKGSDGTKVFAFERLHDILPYWYGMASYEATYVDIEPLAPQGTSIEDVLVVDAETESYSSAPLQNGKYRIPFTEESAFAVVLLKTGDRVLAHAVAIEREAGPLQGLVNWSTEIDGEEAFWTLEDAYPGETFEERYYGMKIESIPDVFTMTFEFDENVANAEIVVSDQTISIASGIPVDLSQWIREGEATQFDVNYDIADGSGGVLKSVYLGLTVYAGYPELSEFSVYLDDDQMTPVDVNPTGANTFSAVVANPEERLLIGAYPTSGDLGVYVNGIQIYPDGPYFADLAEGWNTIEFKLYHPVDGTLANTYELQVWAGASQPEGLGLAAIDGADETGSPIQFVRSEAGALDWNAFVQGAAYADIAPVAEGEGTIAGVLYYDENGDLVQAEPAAGSGAYRVPLVSDFTTAFAAVQANGRLLSHEITLQRAPFLPEVGLMLRYGDEGSFTGTYPYRFGNTYWNNWNEGTETVRMVVNSGGQENYSYTIDGTPMDAFNFAGLVEGDNVYEFRIADGTGREAVYYLHLWRDGTWKENVTIPGLSIKYGVDQAAEASLSTTNEWGQVWMAYPQAGITDAEVSFQLASGSTAELYDGTGNTVIWQGMPDPQTLQVSIPISFNAAESAEGNQLLYHLVLTDSAGNQYMYPITLAFIGGTTS; from the coding sequence GTGATTCGCAAAGGCCTGATGCATTTTATCGCCGCGCTGCTGATTGCTTTGCCCTTGCTGGGCGTTTTGGCAGACGATGCGGGTGCCGCCTCCAGCCGGGTGGCGATCGTGAAGGAATACGAGGGAGACGTTACGGTCAAAAAGTCCGGCGGCTCGAAGACGTTTAAAGCGTATACGAAAATGAGCCTGAACGAAGGGGACATTCTGACCGTCGGCGCCGACAGTTCGGCTGTTCTCCAGTTCGCCAACGGCACGTCCGAGGACGATCTGATGACGGTGGACGCCGGGACGACGCTTACGTTTTCCAAGTTATCGGACAAAAAGGGAACGCGCACGAAAATCAGCATGCTGAAGGGCTCGGCCTGGGTGGACGTCAAGTCGATCGCGGGCGGGGACGACGAATTCGAGCTGGAGACGCCGACGGCGATCATGGGCGTTCGCGGCACGCATTTGGGCGTCGCGGTCGATCCCGTTTCGGGCACGACCCGCGTCGTCGTGTTGGCCGGCATCGTGCAAACACGGCTTCCGAATCCTTCCCCGACCCAGTTGATCTACCCGGGTTACATGGGGACGCTGCTGCCGGGAATGCAGCGAGAGGAGCTGCCCGACGCCATCACGTTGCTTGACGTGCAGCAATTTATTTCGCAGGCTTCCCCCAAGATCATCCAGGCGATTTTGGAAAACGGGGTGCAGATCACCCAGGAAAATATCGAATATTTAAACCAGTTCGAGAACGAGGGGTACCCGGAATCGCTGACCGGCACCCAGGAGGATCTGGAGCGATTTGCAAGGAATTTGCAAAACGTATTCGGCGCCGTCATAAGCGAAGCGCTACGTCAGGGGACCATTAACCGGCAGCAGGCCGAAGATACGGTCAAAAAAGTCAAGGACCAGACCGGCCAAGAGATCGATCTGGAAAATACCAAATTGATCCTGGACGAGGACGATCAGGACAAAATCGACCGAATGATGGAGTTGATGGAAGAAGCCGCCCGGCAAGCCCTGGCCCGGAAAAAGCAAGAGCAGGACAGGTTGGACGCCTTGCCCGGAAATATGTTGCAAACTCTTCAGCAGCGTCTGGCTAACCAGCAAACGCAAAACCAGCAGGCCCTGGATCAGATGAAGGCGGCAAGCGAAGCCAAATACTTGGCCACCCTGACGCCGGAGCAGCGCGCCGCCTACCTTGCAGAAAGAAACGGCCGAACGACGACTTCCCCGGTTATCGTTCCGCCGTCCGCGAACGCAAACTTGAGCGGGCTGGCGCTGTCCGCGGGAACGCTGGCGCCTGCTTTCGCAAAAGACCATACCGACTATTCGGCGGTCGTCGGAAACGCAGTCTCGTCGCTTACGGTGACGCCGACGGCCGAAGATGCCGGAGCGGCCGTTAAGGTGAACGGCCAAACGCTCGCGAGCGGCAGCCAAACCGTCGAACTGAAGTACGGCGAAAACGCGATCGACGTGGAAGTGACGGCCGCCGACGGTTCGTCGAAGAAAACCTATACGGTGAAGGTAACGCGGGAGCTGCTGAACTCGGTAAGCTTTTCGTTCGGTTCGGGTTCGTCGCTCAATATCGATTTTACGTCTCCGAATCCGGTGCAGCAGTTCGACGTTCCGGAAGAAGAGGAGCGGCTGACGCTCAGCGTTCCGAGCGACGGGCCCGCGCTCGCGGTTGCGGCAAACGGGAACGAAATCATGCCGGAGCCGGTAATGATGGCGGCGCTGACCGTGGTTCCGGGCCAGATTGCCTGGAAATATAGGATCCCGCTGAGCCCCGGCAGCAACGAAATCAAGCTGACGGCGACGATCGGCGGCGTTTCGAAGACATACACCTTGTACGCGAACCGGGCGCTGCCGAACGGGGAAACGCCGTCCGACGACGCGACGCTGAAGTCGCTGGCGATCGAAGGGCAGCAGTTGGCTCCGGCATTTGCCCCGGAAACGACGGGCTACACGGCGATCGTGACGGCCGGAACCGAGAGCTTGACGATCGGGTATGAAGCCAATGATGGCGGAGCTTCGGCCAAGCTGTTGCTTAACGGTTCCGAGGAAGGCGTAAACGGCCATTCGGTTTCGCTGGCCGCGGGGACGAGAAACACGGTATCGGTCGTCGTCACGGCCGAAAACGGCTTGGCCCAGAAGACGTACGAGATCGTAGTGAACCGGGCGCCGACCGCGCAAGCGGTGAAAGCGTCGACGACTGCCGGAGAATGGGTTCTGGTGGAACTGTTGGGCGACGACGCGGACGGAGACGAGCTGAGCTACGAGATCGCGGGTCCGGCGAACGGCACGCTTGAGCCGTATGAAGGAAGCGCCTATAAGTACGTGCCCAACGAGGGCTTCTCCGGCACGGATTCGTTTACGTATACGGTCAGCGACGGGCTGGCCGAATCGGAAGCGGCCGCGGGCACGGTCGTCGTCGAGGACGTTTCGCCTGTGCCGTCCGCAGACGCGAACTTGAGCGGGTTGTCGCTGTCGCTCGGAGAGCAGTCGCCCGTCTTTCATGCCGATGTCACGGATTATGCGGCCAACGTGCCGGCCGGGACGGAAAGCCTGACGCTGCAGTTCGAGAAGAGCCATCACGGCGCAACGGCCAAGCTGCTGCTGAACGGTTCCGAGGAAGGCGTGGACGGCCATTCGGTTGCGCTGGCCGCGGGGACGAGGAACACGGTATCGGTCGTGGTCGCGGCCGAGAACGGCGTGGCCGAGAAGACGTACGAGATCGTAGTGAACCGGGCGCCGACCGCGCAAGCGGTGGAAGCGTCGACGACTGCCGGAGAATGGGCTCTGGTGGAGCTGCTGGGCGACGACGCGGACGGAGACGAGCTGGACTACGAAATCGCGGGCCCGGCGAACGGCACGCTTGAGCCGTATGAAGGCCGCACGTATAAGTACACGCCGAATGCGGGCTTCTCCGGCACGGACTCGTTTACGTATACCGTTGACGACGGATCGGCGCCCCCGGTATCGGCGGCGGGAACGATCGCGGTTTCGTCGGAGCCGCCGTCGACGGATGCGAGCCTCGCCACCCTGGGCCTGTCGGCGGGAGAACTTAATCCCGCATTCGATCCGGGCACGACGAATTATATCGTGACCGTGCCGGCGGGCACGTCAACCCTGACGGTGGATTTCGCGGCCAACGATCCGGGGGCTTCGGCCCAACTGCTATTGAATGGCACCGTGAATGGCGTTTCGGGCACCACGGTCATTTTAAACGCCGGCGCCAACGTCATTGAAATCACGGTCATCGCCGCCGACGGGGAAACGACCCGAACGTATACCGTCACGGTAAATCGCGAACCGCCTCCGAACCCGGTCGGCGTCACGGGTTGGGTGACGAAAGCCAATGGACAAGAAACCGCTTGGACGTTAACGGACGAAACGGTTTATCCGGGCGAGCCCGGATATCCCGAATCCCTTTATCAAGATTACGCCCTATATTACGAGACGGCTCCCGGAACATTCGAGGTCGGCTTCGAATTCGAGGAAAACGTGGTCGATCCCGTATTGTACATGTTCGATCAAGCGATCGATCTCGAAACGACTCCCGGACCGATCTCGGTGCCGACTTGGCACGAAGGACCGAACGACGCCAGAGTCGAATACGGAATCGTGGACGAAGGCGAAAATATCGTAAAATACGTAACGCTTTACTTGACCGTTTATGTCGGGAACGATTTCGGACTGTCCCACTTGGAGGTCAGGCTTGCCAGCGAGTTGCGCGTCGATCTTTACCCTTCGGGCAACGGTACGTATACCGGCACCGTGCCCGACACCTCCTATCCGCTTATGGTTCGCGCGAGCGCGGCGATGGGCAGTGTCAAGCTCAAGGTCAACGGCGCGGAAGCGGAAGGCATGGACGGCTCGTTCGACGGCATCGAATTGAACGAAGGCTGGAACGTTTTGGAGATCGAAGTTTACAATCCGGTAACCGGGGAATTAAAGAACGCCTACGCGGTCACGATTTTGGCCGGCGATCCGGGGCTCTACGGATTGAGGCTGGACGGAGTCAAAGGATCGGACGGAACGAAAGTGTTCGCGTTCGAGCGTCTCCATGACATCCTTCCCTATTGGTACGGCATGGCGAGCTACGAGGCGACTTATGTCGATATCGAGCCCTTGGCTCCCCAGGGGACGTCCATCGAAGACGTGCTGGTCGTGGATGCGGAAACGGAAAGCTACTCGTCGGCCCCTCTGCAAAACGGCAAATATCGCATCCCGTTTACGGAAGAGTCGGCGTTTGCGGTCGTATTGTTGAAAACGGGCGACCGGGTTTTGGCCCATGCCGTGGCAATCGAGCGGGAGGCCGGACCGCTGCAAGGGCTTGTGAACTGGTCGACCGAGATCGACGGCGAAGAAGCGTTTTGGACGCTGGAAGATGCCTATCCGGGTGAAACGTTCGAAGAACGTTATTACGGGATGAAGATCGAGTCGATTCCGGATGTTTTCACGATGACGTTCGAATTCGACGAAAATGTGGCGAACGCCGAGATCGTCGTATCGGACCAGACGATTTCGATCGCTTCCGGCATCCCGGTCGACCTGTCCCAGTGGATCCGGGAAGGCGAGGCTACCCAGTTTGACGTCAATTACGATATTGCGGACGGAAGCGGCGGGGTGCTGAAATCGGTTTATCTCGGCTTAACCGTATACGCCGGCTATCCGGAGCTGAGCGAATTTTCCGTTTACCTGGATGACGATCAAATGACTCCCGTGGACGTCAATCCGACCGGCGCCAATACTTTCTCGGCAGTCGTAGCGAATCCCGAAGAAAGGCTTCTCATCGGGGCATACCCGACTAGCGGGGATTTGGGAGTGTACGTGAACGGGATACAGATTTATCCGGACGGACCGTATTTCGCCGATCTTGCGGAAGGCTGGAACACGATCGAGTTCAAATTGTACCATCCGGTGGACGGAACGTTGGCGAATACGTACGAGCTGCAGGTTTGGGCGGGGGCTTCGCAACCGGAAGGCCTGGGCCTTGCGGCCATCGACGGCGCCGACGAAACCGGCAGTCCGATTCAATTCGTTCGGTCGGAAGCCGGAGCGTTGGACTGGAACGCTTTCGTCCAGGGAGCGGCGTACGCGGATATCGCCCCGGTAGCCGAAGGCGAAGGAACGATTGCCGGCGTGCTGTATTACGACGAGAACGGCGACCTTGTGCAGGCGGAACCGGCAGCGGGATCGGGGGCGTATCGCGTTCCGCTCGTTTCCGACTTCACGACCGCTTTCGCGGCGGTGCAAGCGAACGGTCGCTTGTTGTCGCATGAAATCACGCTACAGCGAGCTCCTTTCCTCCCCGAGGTAGGGTTGATGCTCAGGTACGGGGACGAGGGCAGCTTTACCGGGACGTATCCGTATCGTTTCGGGAATACGTATTGGAACAACTGGAACGAGGGGACGGAGACCGTGAGAATGGTCGTCAACTCGGGCGGCCAGGAAAACTACAGCTATACGATCGACGGCACGCCGATGGACGCATTCAATTTCGCAGGCCTGGTCGAGGGCGACAATGTGTACGAATTCCGAATTGCGGACGGAACCGGACGGGAAGCGGTTTACTATTTGCATCTGTGGCGCGACGGAACCTGGAAGGAAAACGTAACGATCCCTGGCTTGTCGATAAAATATGGGGTCGATCAGGCGGCGGAGGCGAGTTTGAGCACAACGAATGAATGGGGCCAAGTATGGATGGCGTATCCTCAAGCCGGCATCACCGACGCCGAGGTTTCGTTCCAGCTTGCTTCCGGTTCGACGGCCGAACTGTACGACGGGACCGGGAACACCGTCATCTGGCAAGGAATGCCCGATCCGCAAACGCTCCAGGTATCGATTCCGATCTCCTTCAACGCGGCCGAATCGGCGGAAGGCAATCAACTTCTGTACCATCTGGTTTTGACGGATTCGGCAGGCAATCAGTACATGTATCCGATAACGCTCGCGTTTATCGGAGGGACGACGTCCTAG
- a CDS encoding NADH-quinone oxidoreductase subunit A, which produces MEHYANQYVIVAVFLIVGIAFPIVVLQLGKRLRPAKPTTEKEIAYESGNDPVGESQIRFNVRYYLYALMFVIFDVETVFLYPWAVAYKKLGLFALVEMAIFAGLLLIGLVYAWRKKVLQWNSI; this is translated from the coding sequence GTGGAGCATTACGCCAATCAGTACGTCATAGTTGCCGTCTTCCTGATTGTTGGAATCGCGTTTCCGATCGTCGTGCTGCAGCTCGGCAAAAGGCTGCGCCCCGCCAAGCCGACGACGGAAAAGGAAATCGCCTACGAGAGCGGGAACGATCCCGTGGGCGAAAGCCAGATTCGCTTCAACGTCCGGTATTATTTGTACGCTTTGATGTTTGTCATATTCGATGTGGAGACCGTCTTCCTGTACCCGTGGGCCGTAGCGTATAAGAAGCTCGGTCTTTTTGCGTTGGTCGAGATGGCGATTTTCGCCGGCCTGCTGCTGATCGGCCTCGTCTACG
- a CDS encoding MarR family winged helix-turn-helix transcriptional regulator, with protein sequence MSTTTALLFDENIVLDAHAANAAPSCYNDYMNKSELNEEEIQLWYKWKGSFHSIFGRVIKEMSDRTGLSEGDYGVLDRLDLLGDGSLRQQELAESMDWDKSRLSHHLTRMEKRRLVMRKPLDTDRGVQVIITPTGKSALNDARPIVSMAIRKHFLDQLTDQDVESITKLAERTKKGSSASYTDPTP encoded by the coding sequence TTGTCGACAACAACCGCGCTCCTGTTCGATGAAAATATAGTGTTAGACGCCCATGCCGCTAACGCGGCACCATCATGCTATAATGATTACATGAATAAGAGCGAACTGAACGAAGAAGAAATTCAATTATGGTATAAGTGGAAAGGCTCCTTTCACAGCATCTTCGGTCGCGTAATCAAAGAGATGTCCGATCGCACCGGACTATCAGAGGGCGATTATGGAGTCCTGGACCGGTTAGACCTTCTGGGGGACGGCAGCCTACGCCAACAGGAACTCGCGGAATCTATGGACTGGGATAAGAGCCGATTGTCTCATCATCTAACGCGGATGGAGAAACGCAGGCTGGTGATGCGGAAGCCATTAGACACCGATCGCGGTGTTCAGGTCATCATTACTCCCACTGGCAAATCAGCCTTAAATGATGCACGTCCCATCGTCTCCATGGCCATACGCAAACATTTTCTGGATCAATTAACCGATCAAGACGTGGAGTCGATTACGAAGCTGGCGGAAAGAACAAAAAAAGGGTCTTCAGCATCTTATACTGACCCGACGCCATGA